A region of Paenibacillus sp. 37 DNA encodes the following proteins:
- a CDS encoding alpha/beta hydrolase-fold protein encodes MSTHSVIECLEGIQASRLGNIRNIYVYLPPGYHEQTARHYPVLYVHAGQRAFGPSGPGNETWNMDQAADGLISSGQIESLIIVGITHIRPVTHNEFYHFIAPEREAVSVGCSGIAYEHFIIHELKPIIDHRYRTLPDKENTGLLGSSAAALCTFHMGMRNPDVFGKLIMISPFYVDVQLDETSESGLLEENMYRLPEEVPDVRMWMDIGDTEGLFLPSQVRRVAHQLLERGVRSDEDLAFLEQPDACHQEGDWGARVHLPLLYMFGHVGKPTSLKLLGRDVIGLQGGMTVCINAQMHYESGWVQSLLHGNYSSSDPDVIQVRSSGELVPVGIGSASITLNMGGLSATRIYTVVPKLSTHVEVCIHAEVASEEGREETIYGGMGMKLVRSGIGRYEGCYRVPRDSGFSFRFTRGFRRFETDVDGKPVVNRVFRATDDMSVHYLIQSWGSTSAKTGTGGPK; translated from the coding sequence TTGAGTACCCATTCTGTCATCGAATGTTTGGAAGGCATTCAGGCGTCACGGCTGGGCAATATCCGCAACATTTATGTGTATCTCCCGCCCGGTTACCATGAGCAGACAGCTCGGCATTATCCGGTTCTGTACGTTCATGCAGGGCAGCGGGCATTTGGTCCGTCCGGGCCAGGCAATGAAACATGGAACATGGATCAGGCAGCAGACGGTCTTATTTCTTCCGGGCAGATTGAATCACTGATTATTGTCGGCATTACGCATATCCGTCCAGTCACGCACAACGAATTCTATCACTTCATCGCTCCGGAGAGAGAGGCCGTGAGTGTGGGGTGCTCAGGCATCGCTTATGAGCATTTTATCATTCATGAACTCAAGCCGATCATTGATCATCGTTACCGGACGTTGCCGGACAAGGAGAATACCGGGCTGTTGGGTTCATCTGCTGCTGCACTTTGTACATTTCACATGGGAATGCGAAATCCCGATGTTTTCGGAAAACTGATCATGATATCGCCATTCTATGTGGATGTGCAGCTGGACGAAACATCGGAAAGCGGGCTGTTGGAAGAAAACATGTATCGCTTGCCAGAAGAGGTACCCGACGTTCGGATGTGGATGGATATTGGAGACACGGAAGGTCTGTTTCTGCCTTCCCAGGTCAGAAGGGTAGCTCATCAATTACTTGAACGCGGAGTCAGATCGGATGAGGACTTGGCATTTTTGGAACAGCCGGATGCCTGTCATCAGGAAGGTGACTGGGGAGCACGCGTTCATCTCCCGTTACTATACATGTTCGGCCACGTTGGTAAACCCACCTCGCTCAAACTGCTTGGCAGGGATGTCATCGGACTACAGGGTGGAATGACCGTGTGTATCAATGCACAAATGCACTATGAGAGCGGGTGGGTTCAGAGTCTGCTGCATGGGAATTATTCTTCAAGTGACCCGGATGTAATCCAGGTTCGTTCGAGTGGAGAACTGGTGCCTGTCGGTATTGGAAGTGCATCCATCACGCTGAATATGGGGGGACTGTCTGCTACACGCATCTACACTGTCGTTCCTAAATTGTCCACTCATGTGGAGGTCTGCATTCATGCAGAGGTAGCCTCAGAGGAAGGGCGGGAGGAAACGATATATGGTGGGATGGGCATGAAACTTGTCCGTTCCGGTATAGGTCGATATGAAGGTTGTTACCGAGTTCCGCGTGATAGTGGATTCTCCTTCCGGTTTACTCGCGGTTTCCGCCGCTTCGAGACCGATGTGGATGGCAAACCTGTTGTCAATCGGGTATTTCGAGCGACAGATGATATGTCTGTACATTATTTAATCCAATCCTGGGGCAGTACTTCAGCCAAAACGGGAACAGGAGGCCCAAAATGA